From one Tsukamurella tyrosinosolvens genomic stretch:
- a CDS encoding ABC transporter ATP-binding protein: protein MTTVTRPGDRPLIHLSGLTKSFEGATGEALTVLDDIELTIRPGEIVALLGRSGSGKSTLLRIIAGLIPATSGTVEADGAALSGPNPGTAMIFQSFALMPWLTVQDNVELGLIARNVAHDDRRARALAAIDTIGLDGFASAYPRELSGGMRQRVGFARALVLEPDLLLMDEPFSALDVLTAENLRNEIVELWGQDDFPTRSVCIVTHNIEEAVLLADRVVVLGSKPGRIVHETSIPLARPRDRTAPEFEAVVDELYEALTGRSAEIEHAPDPSDATPVSRPLPDATVGGLAGLVELVHAHDDHADLPDLAADLNFELDDIMPLVDAAAMLGFVVVEGNDISITDEGRTYVTVPLTEAKEVFARQAAARAPLVRTVLRTLRAAKDGAVRLGFFVDLLRRGFGPEDAERQMRLAIDWGRYAELYDYDADADRIRLDQR from the coding sequence ATGACCACCGTGACCCGTCCCGGCGACCGGCCTCTGATCCACCTCTCCGGCCTCACCAAGAGCTTCGAGGGCGCCACCGGCGAGGCCCTCACCGTGCTCGACGACATCGAGCTCACGATCCGCCCGGGCGAGATCGTCGCCCTGCTGGGCCGCTCGGGCTCGGGCAAGTCGACCCTCCTGCGGATCATCGCCGGGCTCATCCCCGCCACGTCCGGCACCGTCGAGGCCGACGGGGCCGCCCTGTCCGGCCCCAACCCGGGCACCGCGATGATCTTCCAGTCCTTCGCGCTCATGCCCTGGCTGACGGTGCAGGACAACGTGGAGTTGGGGCTGATCGCCCGGAACGTCGCGCACGACGACCGGCGGGCCCGCGCGCTGGCGGCGATCGACACGATCGGCCTGGACGGCTTCGCGTCGGCCTACCCCCGCGAACTGTCCGGCGGGATGCGCCAGCGCGTCGGATTCGCGCGCGCCCTCGTCCTCGAGCCCGACCTGCTGCTCATGGACGAGCCCTTCTCCGCGCTGGACGTGCTGACCGCCGAGAACCTGCGCAACGAGATCGTCGAGCTGTGGGGGCAGGACGACTTCCCGACGCGCAGCGTCTGCATCGTGACCCACAACATCGAGGAGGCGGTGCTGCTGGCCGACCGCGTCGTGGTCCTCGGCTCCAAGCCCGGCCGCATCGTGCACGAGACCTCCATCCCGCTCGCCCGGCCCCGCGACCGGACCGCACCGGAGTTCGAGGCCGTCGTCGACGAGCTGTACGAGGCCCTGACGGGGCGCAGCGCGGAGATCGAGCACGCCCCGGACCCGAGCGACGCGACGCCCGTGAGCCGGCCCCTGCCCGACGCCACCGTCGGCGGGCTGGCCGGCCTCGTCGAACTCGTGCACGCGCACGACGACCACGCCGACCTCCCGGACCTCGCGGCGGACCTGAACTTCGAGCTCGACGACATCATGCCGCTGGTGGATGCGGCGGCGATGCTGGGATTCGTGGTGGTCGAGGGCAACGACATCAGCATCACCGACGAGGGCCGCACCTATGTGACGGTGCCGCTCACCGAGGCGAAGGAGGTCTTCGCGCGACAGGCCGCGGCTCGCGCACCGCTCGTGCGGACGGTCCTCCGCACCCTGCGCGCGGCGAAGGACGGGGCGGTCCGGCTCGGCTTCTTCGTCGACCTGCTCCGCCGCGGCTTCGGCCCGGAGGACGCCGAGCGCCAGATGCGGCTGGCGATCGATTGGGGCCGGTACGCGGAGCTCTACGACTACGACGCCGACGCCGATCGGATCCGGCTCGACCAGCGATGA
- a CDS encoding MgtC/SapB family protein, with the protein MTQLDILLRIAAGVGFGTLIGLERQYRARMAGLRTNALVSVGSALFVVLSAFGFEGGDPTRVAAQIVSGIGFLGGGVILRDGLTVRGLNTAATLWCSAAVGALAGSGLYFAAAVGTAVVIAVNTALRSVGHVVDKAPDTGKEAPSRYEFVAVTRDENEAHVRVMLVQALSRTVFHLQSISSNNVDDGLVEVRATLAADGRDDRALESAISQLSMEPSVTAVRWNVLTEPEEADL; encoded by the coding sequence ATCACTCAGCTCGACATCCTGTTGCGGATCGCCGCGGGCGTCGGCTTCGGCACCCTGATCGGCCTCGAGCGGCAGTACCGCGCCCGCATGGCCGGCCTGCGCACCAACGCGCTGGTCTCGGTCGGCTCCGCGCTGTTCGTGGTGTTGTCCGCCTTCGGCTTCGAGGGCGGCGACCCCACCCGCGTCGCGGCGCAGATCGTCTCGGGCATCGGCTTCCTCGGCGGCGGCGTGATCCTCCGCGACGGCCTCACGGTGCGCGGCCTCAACACGGCCGCCACCCTGTGGTGCTCCGCCGCGGTGGGCGCCCTCGCCGGATCGGGGCTGTACTTCGCCGCCGCCGTCGGCACCGCCGTCGTGATCGCCGTCAACACGGCGCTGCGGTCGGTCGGCCACGTCGTCGACAAGGCGCCGGACACCGGCAAGGAGGCACCGAGCCGCTACGAGTTCGTCGCCGTGACCCGCGACGAGAACGAAGCGCACGTGCGCGTCATGCTCGTGCAGGCTTTGAGCCGCACCGTCTTCCACCTCCAATCGATCAGCAGCAACAACGTCGACGACGGTCTCGTCGAGGTGCGCGCCACCCTGGCCGCGGACGGCCGGGACGACCGCGCCCTCGAATCCGCGATCAGCCAACTGAGCATGGAACCGTCGGTCACCGCCGTCCGCTGGAACGTCCTCACGGAGCCCGAGGAGGCGGACCTGTGA
- a CDS encoding MaoC family dehydratase yields MSEQEPVRRVTQRGLWFDEFEDGVLYEHRPGVTVTEADNMLFTKLTMNTQALHLDAHWSAQQPGFGGQRLVNSMYTLSTLVGLSVAQLTQGTLVANLGFSEIAFPAPVFAGDTLYAETLCTGKRESKSRPGEGIVNLRHVARNQDGAVVAVAERSTLVRRAPSGEGE; encoded by the coding sequence GTGAGCGAGCAGGAGCCCGTGCGGCGGGTCACCCAGCGCGGCCTGTGGTTCGACGAGTTCGAGGACGGCGTGCTCTACGAGCACCGGCCCGGCGTTACGGTGACCGAGGCCGACAACATGCTGTTCACCAAGCTGACCATGAACACGCAGGCGCTGCACCTGGACGCCCACTGGTCGGCGCAGCAGCCCGGCTTCGGCGGTCAGCGCCTGGTGAACTCGATGTACACGCTCTCCACCCTGGTGGGCCTGTCCGTCGCGCAGCTCACCCAGGGCACGCTGGTCGCGAACCTGGGCTTCTCCGAGATCGCCTTCCCCGCACCGGTCTTCGCCGGCGACACCCTGTACGCGGAGACGCTGTGCACGGGCAAGCGGGAGTCGAAGTCCCGGCCGGGCGAGGGCATCGTCAACCTGCGGCACGTCGCGCGGAACCAGGACGGCGCCGTCGTGGCCGTGGCCGAGCGGTCCACGCTGGTGCGCCGGGCACCGTCGGGCGAGGGGGAGTAG
- a CDS encoding M23 family metallopeptidase has protein sequence MTRSRENHVRWQGGTQVLDDESITAIIPLDELETRLEEAYSETWTDAPDDTALVYRPSSSEVTQDLMIPEVLFTGDTELDEPDLDELEETALLGSPEAAPELLPTPVRKVGKHRVPTAPHALKGRAALLALAAGASVAGAAVVNATGSDAPSTSQQPIVPPAGPEFNAGRQAPLPAAQDTEQFAAGLAGGKARKDADDKRIIDSMRPKVTAPVNGATLTSNFGTRWGAMHGGLDLAAPLGTPLFAAADGVVTDAGPASGFGIWIKIRLSDGTVLVYGHMYNVNVQAGQTVKAGDLISWVGNNGYSTGPHLHFEVHGAGGAKLDPQAWLAERGIRV, from the coding sequence ATGACACGGAGTCGCGAGAACCACGTGCGCTGGCAAGGCGGCACGCAGGTCCTCGATGATGAGTCGATCACCGCGATCATCCCGCTGGATGAGCTCGAGACACGTCTCGAGGAGGCCTATTCCGAGACCTGGACCGACGCGCCGGACGACACCGCGCTGGTCTACCGCCCCTCCAGCTCCGAGGTCACGCAGGACCTCATGATCCCCGAGGTGCTGTTCACCGGGGACACCGAGCTCGACGAGCCCGACCTGGACGAGCTCGAGGAGACCGCACTCCTCGGCTCGCCGGAGGCCGCCCCCGAGCTCCTCCCCACGCCCGTCCGCAAGGTCGGCAAGCACCGGGTCCCCACCGCGCCGCACGCCCTCAAGGGCCGCGCCGCCCTGCTCGCGCTCGCCGCGGGCGCCAGCGTCGCCGGTGCCGCCGTGGTCAACGCCACCGGCAGCGACGCCCCGTCGACCTCGCAGCAGCCGATCGTCCCGCCCGCCGGGCCCGAGTTCAACGCCGGCCGCCAGGCGCCCCTGCCCGCCGCGCAGGACACCGAGCAGTTCGCCGCCGGTCTCGCCGGCGGCAAGGCCCGCAAGGACGCGGACGACAAGCGCATCATCGACTCGATGCGCCCGAAGGTGACCGCCCCCGTGAACGGCGCCACCCTCACCTCGAACTTCGGCACCCGCTGGGGCGCCATGCACGGCGGCCTCGACCTGGCCGCCCCGCTCGGCACCCCGCTGTTCGCGGCCGCCGACGGCGTGGTCACCGACGCCGGTCCCGCCTCGGGCTTCGGCATCTGGATCAAGATCCGCCTCTCGGACGGCACCGTGCTGGTCTACGGCCACATGTACAACGTGAACGTCCAGGCCGGCCAGACGGTCAAGGCGGGCGACCTCATCAGCTGGGTCGGCAACAACGGCTACTCCACCGGCCCGCACCTGCACTTCGAGGTCCACGGCGCCGGCGGCGCGAAGCTGGATCCGCAGGCTTGGCTCGCCGAGCGCGGCATCCGCGTCTAG
- a CDS encoding acetyl/propionyl/methylcrotonyl-CoA carboxylase subunit alpha, producing the protein MRTDVARGRKIEKVLIANRGEIACRVIDTLRTLGIASVAVYSDADADARHVKLADEAVRLGPAAATESYLRIDKVVEAARATGADAVHPGYGFLSENAAFARALAEAGIEFLGPPVESIETMGDKITARAAVVERDVPVVPGISRPGLTDADLIGAAEGIGFPVLIKPSAGGGGKGMHRVENPADLPAAVAAARREAAAAFGDDTLFMEHFVDTPRHIEVQVLADKHGNVIHLGERECSLQRRHQKVIEEAPSALLDEATRAEIGRAACDAARSVGYTGVGTVEFIVSAKRPDAFFFMEMNTRLQVEHPVTELVTGVDLVEQQIRVANGEELSLTQDDIVLTGHAVEARVYAEDPASGFLPTGGTVTALRYPRSDRRGPVRVDTGIESGSVVGSDYDPMLAKVIVHADDREQALRRLDEALAGTQLTGLRTNVDFCRFVLADADVVSGRLDTELLDRLAPTYTRPEPTVRAYAAAAVSAVAASRGEGPWGTETGWRIGGARPTVVRFDGVDASVLGDAVTVRSTGDEPRLDWSGTARIVGERLVVDGFSTPVTVALDRGTYWVSGEDGTYELPLAKSTSKDRDGAHGGDVVSPMPGAVVAVPVEDGQAVTKGETLVIIEAMKMEQPLTAPHDGVVSIAVRAGDKVTAAQVLATVTATETEES; encoded by the coding sequence ATGCGCACTGATGTGGCACGTGGCAGAAAAATCGAGAAGGTCCTGATCGCGAACCGCGGCGAGATCGCCTGCCGCGTCATCGACACCCTGCGCACCCTGGGCATCGCCAGCGTCGCGGTGTACTCCGACGCGGACGCCGACGCCCGGCACGTGAAGCTCGCCGACGAGGCCGTGCGCCTCGGCCCGGCGGCCGCGACCGAGAGCTACCTGCGCATCGACAAGGTCGTCGAGGCCGCCCGTGCCACCGGCGCCGACGCCGTGCACCCCGGCTACGGCTTCCTCTCCGAGAACGCCGCCTTCGCGCGGGCGCTCGCGGAGGCGGGCATCGAATTCCTCGGCCCGCCCGTCGAATCCATCGAGACGATGGGTGACAAGATCACGGCGCGCGCCGCGGTCGTCGAGCGCGACGTGCCGGTGGTCCCCGGCATCAGCCGCCCGGGCCTCACGGACGCCGACCTCATCGGCGCGGCCGAGGGCATCGGCTTCCCCGTCCTCATCAAGCCCAGCGCCGGCGGCGGTGGCAAGGGCATGCACCGGGTGGAGAACCCGGCGGACCTGCCCGCCGCGGTCGCCGCGGCCCGCCGGGAGGCCGCCGCCGCGTTCGGCGACGACACGCTCTTCATGGAGCACTTCGTCGACACGCCGCGCCACATCGAGGTGCAGGTGCTGGCGGACAAGCACGGCAACGTGATCCACCTGGGCGAGCGCGAGTGCTCGCTGCAGCGCCGCCACCAGAAGGTGATCGAGGAGGCCCCGTCGGCCCTCCTCGACGAGGCCACGCGCGCCGAGATCGGCCGCGCCGCCTGCGACGCCGCGCGTTCCGTCGGCTACACCGGCGTGGGCACCGTCGAGTTCATCGTCTCGGCCAAGCGTCCCGACGCCTTCTTCTTCATGGAGATGAACACCCGCCTGCAGGTCGAGCACCCCGTCACCGAGCTGGTGACCGGAGTCGACCTGGTGGAGCAGCAGATCCGCGTCGCCAACGGCGAGGAGCTGTCGCTCACGCAGGACGACATCGTGCTCACCGGCCACGCCGTCGAGGCCCGCGTCTACGCCGAGGATCCGGCATCGGGCTTCCTGCCCACCGGCGGCACCGTGACGGCGCTGCGGTACCCGCGCAGCGACCGCCGGGGCCCCGTCCGCGTCGACACCGGCATCGAGTCCGGCAGTGTCGTCGGCAGCGACTACGACCCCATGCTCGCCAAGGTGATCGTGCACGCCGACGACCGCGAGCAGGCCCTGCGGCGGCTCGACGAGGCGCTCGCCGGCACCCAGCTGACGGGCCTGCGCACCAACGTCGACTTCTGCCGGTTCGTCCTCGCCGACGCCGACGTCGTCTCCGGCAGGCTCGACACCGAACTCCTGGATCGCCTGGCGCCCACCTACACCCGCCCCGAGCCGACGGTCCGCGCGTACGCCGCCGCCGCGGTCTCGGCGGTCGCCGCCTCCCGCGGAGAGGGCCCGTGGGGCACGGAGACCGGCTGGCGCATCGGGGGCGCGCGGCCCACCGTCGTCCGGTTCGACGGTGTCGACGCGTCCGTCCTGGGCGACGCGGTGACGGTGCGCAGCACCGGCGACGAGCCCCGCCTGGACTGGTCGGGCACGGCCCGGATCGTCGGCGAGCGCCTGGTGGTGGACGGCTTCTCCACGCCGGTCACCGTCGCGCTCGATCGCGGAACCTACTGGGTCAGTGGGGAGGACGGCACGTACGAGCTGCCGCTCGCGAAGTCGACGTCGAAGGACCGCGACGGCGCCCACGGCGGCGACGTCGTGAGCCCCATGCCGGGCGCCGTGGTCGCGGTGCCGGTGGAGGACGGCCAGGCGGTGACCAAGGGCGAGACCCTGGTGATCATCGAGGCGATGAAGATGGAGCAACCGCTGACCGCGCCGCACGACGGTGTCGTGTCCATCGCGGTGCGCGCAGGAGACAAGGTGACCGCGGCCCAGGTGCTCGCGACCGTCACGGCCACGGAAACGGAAGAGAGCTGA
- a CDS encoding carboxyl transferase domain-containing protein: MTFREEHEANVAELRERLDRVAQGGGERARARHEGRGKLLVRERIRRLLDTGSPFLEVAPLAAEDMYDGKAPSAGAVAGIGTVAGRQVMIVANDATVSGGTYYPVTVKKHLRAQEIAMQNRLPCVYLVDSGGAMLLNQDEVFPDREHFGRIFYNQANMSAAGIPQIAAVLGSSTAGGAYVPAMSDETIIVRDQGTIFLAGPPLVKAATGEDVTAEDLGGGLMHSTKSGVTDHLVDSDDEALEKVRQIVGRLGPVGEVQWDVRPALPPARPQTDLYDVVPTDPKIGYDVRKVIEIIADGGEFDEFKELFGTTLVTAFARIHGHPVGIIGNNGVLFAEAAQKGAHFIELCDKRRIPLLFLQNITGFMVGRQYEEGGIAKHGAKMVTAVACARVPKFTVIVGGSFGAGNYSMCGRAYSPRFLWMWPNARISVMGGPQAADTLGSVRREQEGMEEFKQGVRDQFERQSQAYYSTARLWDDGVIDPADTRTVLGLALEAASRTPLAEVSYGVFRM, from the coding sequence GTGACATTCCGCGAGGAACACGAGGCGAACGTCGCCGAGCTGCGTGAACGGCTCGACAGGGTGGCGCAGGGCGGCGGCGAGCGGGCGCGCGCCCGGCACGAGGGCCGCGGCAAGCTGCTGGTCCGCGAGCGGATCCGGCGGCTGCTCGACACCGGCAGCCCGTTCCTCGAGGTGGCGCCCCTGGCCGCCGAGGACATGTACGACGGCAAGGCTCCCTCCGCGGGCGCCGTCGCCGGTATCGGCACGGTCGCCGGCCGGCAGGTGATGATCGTCGCCAACGACGCGACGGTCTCGGGCGGCACGTACTACCCGGTCACCGTGAAGAAGCACCTGCGCGCGCAGGAGATCGCGATGCAGAACCGGCTGCCCTGCGTCTACCTCGTGGACTCGGGCGGCGCGATGCTGCTCAACCAGGACGAGGTCTTCCCCGACCGGGAGCACTTCGGCCGCATCTTCTACAACCAGGCGAACATGAGCGCCGCGGGCATCCCGCAGATCGCCGCCGTTCTCGGCAGCTCCACCGCGGGCGGCGCCTACGTGCCGGCCATGAGCGACGAGACGATCATCGTCCGGGATCAGGGCACCATCTTCCTCGCCGGCCCGCCCCTGGTGAAGGCCGCGACGGGCGAGGACGTCACAGCCGAGGACCTCGGCGGCGGCCTCATGCACTCCACCAAGTCGGGCGTCACCGACCACCTCGTCGACTCCGACGACGAGGCGCTGGAGAAGGTCCGGCAGATCGTCGGACGCCTCGGCCCCGTCGGCGAGGTGCAGTGGGACGTGCGCCCCGCGCTGCCGCCGGCCCGCCCGCAGACCGACCTGTACGACGTGGTGCCGACCGATCCGAAGATCGGCTACGACGTGCGCAAGGTCATCGAGATCATCGCCGACGGAGGCGAGTTCGACGAGTTCAAGGAGCTCTTCGGCACCACACTGGTCACCGCCTTCGCGCGGATCCACGGCCACCCGGTGGGCATCATCGGCAACAACGGCGTGCTCTTCGCCGAGGCCGCCCAGAAGGGCGCCCACTTCATCGAGCTGTGTGACAAGCGCCGCATCCCGCTGCTGTTCCTGCAGAACATCACCGGGTTCATGGTGGGCCGCCAGTACGAGGAGGGCGGCATCGCCAAGCACGGCGCCAAGATGGTCACGGCCGTCGCCTGCGCCCGCGTCCCCAAGTTCACCGTGATCGTGGGCGGCTCGTTCGGTGCCGGCAACTACTCGATGTGCGGCCGCGCCTACTCGCCGCGCTTCCTGTGGATGTGGCCCAATGCGCGGATCTCCGTGATGGGCGGCCCGCAGGCCGCCGACACGCTCGGCTCCGTCCGCCGCGAGCAGGAGGGCATGGAGGAGTTCAAGCAGGGCGTGCGCGACCAGTTCGAGCGGCAGTCGCAGGCCTACTACTCCACGGCCCGGCTGTGGGACGACGGCGTGATCGATCCCGCCGACACCCGCACGGTCCTCGGCCTCGCGCTGGAGGCGGCGTCCCGGACGCCGCTGGCCGAGGTCTCCTACGGCGTCTTCCGGATGTGA
- a CDS encoding ABC transporter permease has translation MTTTPLAGGVLSARGRAGRTRGAGIAADVLVVLGAAALIWLVIRVGQGMNAPVDLSHAQAGIDTDPAQLPYYAARSLLRMFLALAASLVFTFVYATLAARSRRARAVLMPLLDVLQSVPILGFLSVTVTLFIALFPGSTLGLECAAIFAIFTSQAWNMTFAFYQSLISQPRELGEAAENLGLSRWQRFWRLDVPGGMIPLVWNAMMSFGGGWFFLTASEAVSVAGKEYALPGIGAYVASASTDGDLGRVGWAVLAMIVVIVAVNLLFWSPLTAWAERFRLEDSATGREPKSAVLTLLRRSHVSAVVGRALAPVVAVCDRVFGSLGGRSGTATVVAPARRRLGDLLFAAVVLALLGYGLYRCVEVILRDAGLAEVGHVLLLGLATLSRVAVVMLVATVVWVPIGVIIGLNPALSRALQPFIQIFASFPANFLFPVVTAVFVAWSIPLNVGGIVLMALGTQWYILFNVIAAASAIPGDLLEAADDMRLPRLMTWRYVLLPGVFAGYVTGGITAAGGAWNASIVAEVVSYDGREYHAYGLGDYIARATAATGVEHTAHLLLGIVVMCLFVVGTNAALWRRLYRLAERRYSL, from the coding sequence GTGACCACCACTCCCCTTGCGGGCGGCGTGCTCTCGGCACGCGGCCGCGCCGGGCGCACGCGCGGGGCGGGCATCGCCGCCGACGTCCTCGTCGTCCTCGGGGCGGCCGCCCTGATCTGGCTCGTGATCCGGGTCGGGCAGGGCATGAACGCCCCCGTCGACCTGTCCCACGCGCAGGCCGGCATCGACACCGACCCCGCGCAGCTCCCCTACTACGCGGCCCGATCGCTGCTGCGGATGTTCCTCGCGCTCGCGGCGTCGCTCGTCTTCACCTTCGTCTACGCCACGCTCGCCGCGCGCTCACGCCGGGCACGGGCCGTGCTCATGCCCCTCCTCGACGTGCTGCAATCGGTGCCGATCCTCGGCTTCCTGTCGGTCACGGTGACGCTGTTCATCGCGCTGTTCCCGGGCTCCACCCTGGGCCTCGAGTGCGCCGCGATCTTCGCGATCTTCACCTCGCAGGCGTGGAACATGACCTTCGCCTTCTACCAGAGCCTGATCAGCCAGCCCCGCGAGCTCGGCGAGGCGGCCGAGAACCTCGGCCTGTCCCGGTGGCAGCGGTTCTGGCGCCTGGACGTGCCCGGCGGCATGATCCCCCTGGTCTGGAACGCGATGATGAGCTTCGGCGGCGGCTGGTTCTTCCTCACCGCCTCCGAGGCCGTGTCGGTGGCGGGCAAGGAGTACGCGCTCCCGGGCATCGGCGCGTACGTCGCGTCCGCCTCCACCGACGGTGACCTCGGCCGCGTCGGCTGGGCCGTCCTCGCGATGATCGTGGTGATCGTCGCCGTCAACCTCCTGTTCTGGAGCCCCCTCACCGCCTGGGCCGAGCGTTTCCGGCTGGAGGACTCGGCGACGGGGCGCGAGCCGAAGTCGGCGGTGCTCACCCTGCTGCGCCGCTCGCACGTCAGCGCGGTCGTCGGGCGCGCGCTCGCGCCGGTCGTCGCGGTCTGCGACCGCGTCTTCGGGTCCCTCGGCGGACGGTCCGGGACGGCGACCGTCGTCGCACCGGCCCGGCGCCGCCTCGGCGACCTGCTGTTCGCCGCCGTCGTGCTCGCGCTCCTCGGCTACGGCCTCTACCGGTGCGTCGAGGTGATCCTGCGCGACGCCGGCCTCGCCGAGGTCGGCCACGTCCTGTTGCTCGGCCTGGCGACCCTGTCGCGCGTCGCGGTGGTGATGCTGGTCGCGACCGTCGTGTGGGTACCGATCGGCGTGATCATCGGCCTGAACCCGGCGCTGAGCCGCGCGCTTCAGCCGTTCATCCAGATCTTCGCGAGCTTTCCCGCGAACTTCCTGTTCCCCGTGGTCACGGCCGTCTTCGTCGCGTGGAGCATCCCCCTGAACGTCGGCGGCATCGTGCTCATGGCGCTCGGCACCCAGTGGTACATCCTGTTCAACGTCATCGCCGCCGCCAGCGCGATCCCCGGCGACCTGCTCGAAGCCGCCGACGACATGCGGCTGCCGCGGCTGATGACGTGGCGGTACGTGCTGCTGCCCGGCGTCTTCGCCGGCTACGTGACCGGCGGCATCACCGCCGCCGGCGGCGCGTGGAACGCCTCGATCGTCGCCGAGGTCGTCTCCTACGACGGCCGGGAGTACCACGCGTACGGCCTCGGCGATTACATCGCGCGGGCCACCGCGGCGACCGGCGTCGAGCACACGGCACACCTGCTACTGGGCATCGTCGTCATGTGCCTGTTCGTGGTCGGGACCAACGCCGCCCTCTGGCGCCGCCTGTACCGCCTGGCCGAGCGCCGCTACTCCCTCTAG
- a CDS encoding TetR/AcrR family transcriptional regulator, whose protein sequence is MEVPTTGRAGTAGPEAGTARERAKAARRRELLAAAAALMAERGFAGVRLEDIGAAAGVSGPAMYRHFAGKQDVLAALLVEISEYLYDGGRRVAEERAGDPRQALHDLVDFHVDFAASEPDLIRVQYRDMWSLAPESARRVRRLQRQYVEIWTDALTALGGDPVDNRAVVHAVFGLINAAPSLPALPQPRLRALLRDKALAALGV, encoded by the coding sequence ATGGAGGTACCGACGACCGGCCGGGCCGGCACGGCAGGGCCCGAGGCGGGGACGGCGCGCGAGCGTGCCAAGGCGGCCCGCCGCCGCGAACTGCTCGCCGCCGCGGCGGCGCTCATGGCCGAGCGCGGCTTCGCCGGCGTGCGCCTCGAGGACATCGGCGCGGCGGCGGGCGTCTCCGGCCCCGCCATGTACCGCCATTTCGCGGGCAAGCAGGACGTGCTCGCCGCGCTCCTGGTCGAGATCTCCGAGTACCTGTACGACGGTGGCCGCCGGGTCGCGGAGGAGCGTGCCGGGGACCCGCGGCAGGCGCTGCACGACCTGGTGGACTTCCACGTGGACTTCGCGGCCTCCGAGCCCGACCTGATCCGCGTGCAGTACCGCGACATGTGGTCGCTGGCGCCGGAATCGGCGCGTCGCGTGCGACGGCTGCAGCGGCAGTACGTGGAGATCTGGACCGATGCGCTCACCGCCCTCGGCGGCGACCCCGTGGACAACCGCGCCGTCGTGCACGCCGTCTTCGGGCTGATCAACGCGGCCCCGAGCCTCCCGGCGCTGCCGCAGCCGCGGCTCCGCGCGCTGCTGCGCGACAAGGCCCTCGCGGCCCTCGGCGTCTGA
- a CDS encoding acyl-CoA dehydrogenase family protein gives MELTQDYADLRDTVRDFANQVVAPVSAKHDEEHSFPYEVVKQMGQMGLFGLPFPEEYGGMGGDYFALALALEELGRVDQSVAMTVEAGVGLGAMPIYKFGTEEQKQKYLPSLAAGENLAGFGLTEPGCGSDASGTQTTAKVDGDEWVINGSKQFITNSGTDITSLVTVTAVTGTKPDGRKQISTIIVPSGTPGFTVEPAYNKVGWNASDTHPLSFSDVRVPKENLLGEEGRGYANFLSILDEGRIAIAAVATGAAQGCVDESVKYAKERNAFGKPIGEFQSIAFAIARMEARAHTSRVAYYEAARLMLAGKPFKKEAAIAKMISSEAAMDNARMATQIHGGYGFMNEYPVARHYRDSKILEIGEGTTEVQLMLIARSLGLNS, from the coding sequence ATGGAACTGACTCAGGACTACGCCGACCTGCGGGACACGGTGCGCGACTTCGCGAACCAGGTGGTCGCGCCCGTCTCGGCCAAGCACGACGAGGAGCACTCCTTCCCGTACGAGGTCGTCAAGCAGATGGGGCAGATGGGCCTGTTCGGCCTGCCCTTCCCCGAGGAGTACGGCGGCATGGGTGGCGACTACTTCGCCCTCGCCCTCGCTCTGGAGGAGCTCGGTCGCGTCGACCAGTCGGTCGCCATGACGGTCGAGGCCGGCGTCGGTCTCGGTGCCATGCCGATCTACAAGTTCGGCACCGAGGAGCAGAAGCAGAAGTACCTGCCCTCCCTGGCTGCGGGCGAGAACCTGGCCGGCTTCGGCCTCACCGAGCCCGGCTGCGGCTCGGACGCCTCGGGCACGCAGACCACCGCCAAGGTCGACGGCGACGAGTGGGTCATCAACGGCTCCAAGCAGTTCATCACCAACTCGGGCACCGACATCACCAGCCTGGTGACGGTGACCGCGGTGACCGGCACCAAGCCGGACGGCCGCAAGCAGATCTCCACGATCATCGTGCCCAGCGGCACGCCCGGCTTCACCGTGGAGCCCGCGTACAACAAGGTGGGCTGGAACGCCTCCGACACGCACCCGCTGAGCTTCTCCGACGTGCGCGTGCCGAAGGAGAATCTGCTGGGCGAGGAGGGCCGCGGCTACGCGAACTTCCTCTCCATCCTCGACGAGGGGCGCATCGCCATCGCCGCCGTCGCGACCGGCGCCGCGCAGGGCTGCGTCGACGAGTCGGTGAAGTACGCCAAGGAGCGCAACGCCTTCGGCAAGCCGATCGGCGAGTTCCAGTCGATCGCGTTCGCCATCGCGCGGATGGAGGCGCGGGCGCACACCTCGCGCGTCGCCTACTACGAGGCGGCCCGCCTCATGCTGGCCGGCAAGCCCTTCAAGAAGGAGGCCGCCATCGCGAAGATGATCTCCTCGGAGGCGGCGATGGACAACGCGCGCATGGCCACCCAGATCCACGGCGGCTACGGCTTCATGAACGAGTACCCCGTCGCGCGGCACTACCGCGACTCGAAGATCCTCGAGATCGGCGAGGGCACCACCGAGGTCCAGCTCATGCTGATCGCCCGCTCGCTGGGGCTGAACTCGTGA